In the genome of Chryseobacterium arthrosphaerae, one region contains:
- the hisH gene encoding imidazole glycerol phosphate synthase subunit HisH: protein MITIIDYGVGNINAFVNVYKRVDVAVKIAKTKEDLEGAQKLILPGVGHFDHAMTQLNNSGMRDKLDDLVLGQKVPVIGICVGMQMMANNSDEGKLDGLKWIDATVKKFDETKIHQVTRLPHMGWNDVKPVKDIELFKGLEDNSIFYFLHTYYFHCNNQEDIMAITDYGGEFASAAHHENKYGIQFHPEKSHHYGEILLHNFAKL, encoded by the coding sequence ATGATAACAATTATTGATTATGGTGTTGGAAATATCAACGCCTTCGTTAATGTATATAAAAGGGTAGACGTTGCCGTAAAAATCGCTAAAACAAAAGAAGATCTTGAAGGAGCGCAAAAGCTTATTCTTCCTGGAGTAGGGCATTTCGATCATGCAATGACTCAATTGAACAATTCAGGAATGAGAGATAAGCTGGATGATCTGGTCTTAGGTCAGAAAGTTCCTGTTATTGGAATTTGTGTAGGAATGCAAATGATGGCAAATAATAGTGACGAAGGTAAGCTGGATGGCTTAAAGTGGATTGATGCTACTGTTAAGAAATTTGATGAAACAAAAATTCATCAGGTAACCCGTCTTCCTCATATGGGATGGAACGATGTAAAACCTGTAAAAGATATTGAATTGTTTAAAGGTTTGGAAGATAACTCAATTTTCTACTTCCTTCATACCTACTATTTCCATTGTAATAATCAGGAAGATATTATGGCTATTACAGATTATGGTGGTGAATTTGCATCAGCCGCTCACCATGAAAATAAGTATGGAATACAATTTCATCCGGAAAAAAGCCATCATTATGGTGAAATCCTATTACACAACTTTGCAAAACTTTAA
- a CDS encoding N-acetyl sugar amidotransferase, producing the protein MEIKTQQICTKTIMDTTDPHIVFNEKGESDYYTNYIENILPTWHTDERGQRELEQEAEKIKKDGKNRDFDCIIGLSGGLDSSYAAYVAKEVMGLRPLIFHVDAGWNTDRAVSNIEKLVNGLNLDLYTEVINWEEMKDLQVAFLKAQIADQDMPQDVAFFSGLYKFAKKHKIKYVLTGGNYSTECCREPEEWGAYPGIDKTLILDIHKKFGKRDLKTFPIVDIMNYKLYYKYILGMQVYKPLNCLPYIKKDVEQMLFDKYGWESFQHKHHESRFTRFYEDYWMPRKFGYQKRKAHFSSLILTGQMTREEALDRVSRPELSEEFLQKEFEYVAHKLDLTTEELQTLFEGQNKTFHDYKNKRSLIGIGAQTMRKLGLEKRLFR; encoded by the coding sequence ATGGAAATAAAAACGCAACAAATATGCACAAAAACAATAATGGATACCACCGATCCACATATTGTTTTTAATGAAAAAGGTGAAAGTGATTATTACACAAACTATATTGAGAATATATTACCCACATGGCATACTGATGAAAGAGGACAAAGAGAGTTGGAGCAGGAAGCCGAAAAAATAAAAAAAGATGGTAAAAACAGAGATTTCGACTGTATAATAGGGTTAAGTGGTGGACTGGATAGCTCTTATGCTGCCTACGTAGCCAAAGAAGTAATGGGACTTCGTCCTCTTATTTTTCATGTTGATGCAGGGTGGAATACAGATAGAGCTGTAAGCAATATTGAAAAATTAGTTAACGGACTTAATCTGGATCTATATACAGAAGTGATCAACTGGGAAGAAATGAAAGACTTACAGGTAGCATTTTTGAAAGCTCAAATAGCAGATCAGGATATGCCTCAGGATGTAGCATTTTTTTCAGGGCTATATAAATTTGCAAAAAAACATAAAATCAAATATGTGTTGACAGGTGGGAATTATTCTACGGAATGCTGCCGTGAACCTGAAGAATGGGGTGCTTATCCAGGAATAGACAAAACATTGATTTTAGACATCCATAAAAAATTTGGGAAAAGAGATCTTAAAACATTTCCCATAGTAGATATCATGAATTATAAACTATACTACAAATATATTTTGGGTATGCAGGTTTATAAACCACTCAATTGCCTTCCGTATATTAAAAAAGATGTTGAACAGATGCTGTTTGATAAGTATGGATGGGAAAGCTTTCAGCATAAACATCATGAATCAAGGTTTACGAGATTCTATGAGGATTATTGGATGCCAAGAAAATTTGGATATCAAAAAAGAAAAGCACATTTTTCAAGCTTAATTCTTACCGGGCAGATGACCAGAGAAGAGGCTCTGGACAGAGTTTCAAGACCGGAGCTTTCTGAAGAATTTTTACAAAAAGAATTTGAATATGTAGCTCATAAACTCGATCTTACCACTGAAGAACTTCAGACATTATTTGAAGGACAGAATAAGACTTTCCATGACTATAAAAATAAAAGATCATTAATAGGAATAGGAGCTCAGACAATGAGAAAACTAGGTCTTGAAAAAAGATTATTCAGATGA
- a CDS encoding CatB-related O-acetyltransferase, whose protein sequence is MLGKIEYYWSKILKKIRLRALVNVEIHSTSKVCSGSQLVNVKMGKYSDIGYDCIILNTDIGAFCSFGANIIIGGAPHTIDWVSTSPVFNKNKDHLPKKFALHDFSLEGHTSIGNDVWIANNVLIKTGVTVGDGAVIGMGSVVTKDVGPYEIWAGNPARFIKKRFDDESIEAMLAIKWWKWDDRKIEENGFLFNDVKKFIETHQNK, encoded by the coding sequence ATGTTAGGAAAAATTGAATATTACTGGTCTAAGATTCTTAAGAAAATAAGATTAAGAGCACTTGTGAATGTTGAAATTCATTCAACATCAAAGGTTTGCTCAGGTTCGCAATTGGTGAACGTGAAGATGGGAAAATATTCTGATATCGGATATGATTGTATTATTTTGAATACCGATATTGGGGCATTCTGCTCATTTGGAGCCAACATTATTATTGGGGGAGCTCCACACACTATAGATTGGGTGTCTACCTCTCCTGTTTTCAATAAAAATAAAGATCATTTACCCAAAAAATTTGCTCTTCATGATTTTTCTCTTGAAGGACATACCAGTATTGGAAATGATGTATGGATTGCAAACAATGTACTTATCAAAACAGGAGTAACGGTAGGAGACGGTGCGGTAATAGGGATGGGAAGTGTGGTTACAAAAGATGTAGGGCCTTATGAAATATGGGCGGGGAATCCTGCCAGATTCATCAAAAAAAGATTTGATGATGAAAGTATAGAAGCAATGCTGGCCATAAAGTGGTGGAAATGGGATGATAGAAAAATTGAAGAAAATGGCTTTCTCTTTAATGATGTTAAAAAATTTATTGAAACCCACCAAAACAAGTAA
- a CDS encoding glycosyltransferase family 4 protein yields MKMGYDVTVIASLVSFNSEGKPCFLPQASEYYSKDGYKVVRLDYKKSNYKFNKFIRIYEGTMEVLKREKPDILFIHDYSFMDIVKVMNYAKENNIKVYIDCHTDYINSAKSWMSKYVFHHTIWRYIGKKIAPHVKMFYGVTPLRCSFLRDAYRIPQDKIKLLEMGLDDEIFKEKIAANNSDALRSKIGVNNDDFVVLTGGKIDILKNIHLVLEAFKNIHTPKVKLVVFGTIAPEILDYINGLLKSPNVIFVGWLSADQILDYFIMADLIVFPGTHSVLWEQAVGTGTPTIYKYWDEMTHMDIGGNCMFLKEDSAEEIEKTLQYVLQSPDIYNKMKIAAEGGLSKFAYSSIAKRSLA; encoded by the coding sequence ATGAAAATGGGATATGATGTTACAGTCATCGCCTCTCTTGTTTCTTTTAATAGTGAAGGGAAGCCATGCTTCTTGCCCCAAGCAAGTGAGTATTATTCAAAAGACGGATATAAGGTTGTAAGGTTAGATTATAAAAAAAGTAATTATAAATTCAATAAGTTCATCCGTATTTATGAAGGAACGATGGAGGTTCTGAAAAGAGAAAAACCAGATATCTTATTTATTCATGATTACTCCTTTATGGATATTGTTAAAGTGATGAATTATGCCAAAGAAAATAATATTAAGGTATACATAGACTGCCATACAGATTATATAAACAGTGCAAAATCATGGATGTCAAAATATGTTTTTCACCACACGATCTGGAGATATATAGGAAAAAAAATTGCACCTCATGTTAAAATGTTCTATGGCGTCACTCCACTCCGGTGTAGTTTTCTGAGAGATGCTTACAGAATTCCACAGGACAAAATTAAATTATTGGAAATGGGGCTTGATGATGAAATATTCAAAGAGAAGATTGCTGCCAATAACAGTGACGCTTTGCGTAGTAAAATTGGTGTTAACAATGACGATTTTGTAGTTCTCACAGGTGGTAAAATAGATATTTTAAAAAATATACATCTTGTTTTAGAGGCTTTCAAAAATATTCATACACCAAAAGTAAAACTGGTGGTGTTTGGAACTATAGCACCTGAAATACTTGATTATATAAACGGCTTACTAAAATCTCCTAATGTTATTTTTGTCGGATGGCTGTCGGCAGATCAAATATTAGATTATTTTATAATGGCCGATCTCATTGTTTTTCCTGGTACCCATTCTGTTTTATGGGAACAGGCCGTCGGTACAGGCACGCCTACAATTTATAAATATTGGGATGAAATGACCCATATGGATATTGGCGGAAACTGTATGTTTCTGAAAGAAGATTCTGCAGAGGAAATTGAAAAAACACTTCAATATGTTTTACAGTCTCCTGATATTTATAATAAAATGAAGATAGCTGCTGAAGGAGGATTGTCTAAATTTGCTTATTCATCTATTGCAAAACGTTCATTAGCTTAA
- a CDS encoding O-antigen ligase family protein has product MLSIYQKKVGNLTEWLVVLLCFAYPISAVLSFFLGVNSTIFNIGYRGIAMLLAIYIIFKSIKLPVGKQNLYILPVIVFFVFYFFRLLYDISITNVESDQKPFQIFSFFIGNIILSIFAISRGIVYCDFGRMVKRSFYTLMVVNLLILFTFLFQNDFSLSPEVLLARAEVKGLEENSSLVNSISYGLYGGYLLIICMSMVVFMPNEYTKKFKLWIYGFLVLGLVNLILGSSRGPFIFTIMDCLLLCCIYLYAEKRAGRYVRFLVVMVTMFFFGGYILSYLSSNNVELGLFDRIGRLGEQVQSGEKESRNYLYDQALEMFYDSPVVGSQYVLIPEGGYPHNMFLEVLMSLGFLGLIMYLGILFSYQKKIRAFKSYPPQFLAFVFLSFLSFGLTMTTGNIYQNVDFWNLLGVTLLFPVLKKEYK; this is encoded by the coding sequence ATGCTAAGTATATATCAAAAGAAGGTAGGTAATTTAACAGAATGGTTGGTTGTTCTGTTGTGCTTTGCCTATCCTATATCTGCAGTCCTATCTTTTTTTTTAGGAGTTAACTCAACTATTTTTAATATAGGATATAGAGGTATTGCCATGCTATTGGCTATCTATATCATTTTTAAGAGTATAAAACTGCCGGTAGGAAAGCAAAATCTTTATATACTTCCTGTCATTGTTTTTTTTGTTTTCTATTTTTTTAGATTACTCTACGATATATCAATTACCAATGTAGAATCGGATCAGAAACCTTTTCAGATATTTTCGTTTTTTATTGGTAATATCATACTTTCTATTTTTGCTATTTCCAGAGGAATCGTTTATTGTGACTTCGGGAGAATGGTAAAAAGGTCTTTTTATACCCTGATGGTCGTAAATCTTCTGATATTATTTACTTTTCTTTTCCAGAACGATTTTTCCTTGTCACCTGAAGTTCTTTTGGCCAGAGCGGAAGTGAAAGGACTGGAAGAAAACTCATCGTTGGTAAACTCTATTTCATATGGCTTGTATGGTGGGTATCTCCTCATTATATGCATGTCTATGGTAGTTTTTATGCCTAATGAATATACAAAAAAGTTTAAATTGTGGATATATGGATTTTTGGTGCTGGGATTGGTAAATCTGATTTTAGGATCCTCTAGAGGACCATTTATCTTTACTATAATGGACTGCCTTTTACTTTGCTGTATCTATCTTTATGCGGAGAAAAGAGCCGGAAGGTATGTTCGCTTTTTGGTTGTTATGGTTACTATGTTCTTTTTTGGAGGATATATATTGAGTTACTTAAGTTCAAACAATGTAGAGCTAGGACTTTTTGATAGGATAGGAAGGCTTGGGGAGCAGGTTCAGAGTGGTGAAAAAGAGAGTAGGAATTACTTATATGATCAAGCACTGGAAATGTTTTATGATTCTCCAGTAGTGGGAAGTCAATATGTATTGATTCCTGAAGGAGGATACCCTCATAATATGTTTCTGGAGGTATTGATGAGTTTAGGGTTTCTGGGATTGATTATGTATCTTGGTATATTATTTTCATATCAGAAAAAAATTCGGGCTTTTAAAAGCTATCCACCACAATTTCTTGCTTTTGTGTTTTTGTCGTTCCTCTCTTTCGGATTGACAATGACTACGGGAAATATTTATCAGAATGTAGATTTCTGGAATTTATTGGGAGTGACATTATTATTCCCGGTATTAAAAAAAGAATATAAATAA